A genomic window from Silene latifolia isolate original U9 population chromosome Y, ASM4854445v1, whole genome shotgun sequence includes:
- the LOC141630581 gene encoding uncharacterized protein LOC141630581, producing MQHISNAKKRKMEASENNSTALAHVRSTSQHVDSGIPTTSGTSAIVDADMRQDPRLQGGFAGYIFMCNAKTKEDCFIYRVFGLPASRIDVVEQIKPDAKLFLYDFDVKLLYGPYVADSVGKLALEPYAFGGRFPAQVKFSIANDCLPLPEAAFKDAIKENYLSKFKFKQDLSYEQVDKLVSLFRPITLRSPNQASLAYPSHRSAPVPGIPLPSLHSTHNQIPLSRGGEMPSNLYHSRIAYGRYGSTRSPQPYHPDDPSFQRHDTHLREGNIPVPPQIQGSVPSPAIRSSSLPPSHWVAMAARTQIPSDQTPTFNPSLSNAPGASHVNNLQNASNYTELGYHYQSYSGTHEAAAVPAAINAYEGNLTSSSNFYAQERPQPGTREVRAVNQYPYYDSTNSTGLSYGHGYQPYIGLHQDVNNVAYGNQTYPISQVPVPEASADPNATSIYANYSTMAYGYQNEGYTGYYQAIPQTSGQSTSDLPVQAYAQTQSLPGLAQTVSSGSGVVDNARSYYNQGY from the exons ATGCAGCATATAAGTAatgcaaagaaaagaaagatggaagcttCAGAAAATAATTCTACAGCTCTTGCCCATGTTCGTTCAACTTCTCAACATGTTGATTCTGGTATTCCAACTACATCTGGCACGAGTGCCATTGTTGATGCAGACATGAGACAAGATCCTAGATTACAGGGGGGTTTTGCTGGATATATATTCATGTGCAATGCTAAAACAAAAGAAGATTGCTTCATCTACAGGGTTTTTGGTCTTCCAGCGTCAAGGATCGATGTTGTAGAACAAATAAAGCCTGATGCAAAATTGTTCTTGTATGACTTTGATGTGAAGCTCCTGTATGGCCCCTATGTTGCTGACTCTGTTGGGAAATTAGCACTTGAACCATATGCTTTTGGGGGAAGATTCCCTGCTCAG GTGAAATTCTCGATTGCCAATGATTGCTTACCTTTGCCAGAGGCAGCTTTCAAAGATGCTATCAAAGAAAATTACCTTAGTAAATTCAAGTTTAAGCAGGATCTCAGCTATGAACAA GTAGACAAGTTGGTTTCACTGTTTCGTCCTATCACTTTAAGATCTCCAAACCAGGCTTCCTTGGCCTATCCCAGTCACCGTTCTGCTCCGGTTCCGGGAATACCATTGCCTTCTTTGCATTCTACTCACAACCAAATACCCCTATCAAGGGGAGGTGAAATGCCTTCTAACCTTTATCATTCGCGTATTGCTTATGGGCGGTATGGGTCAACACGTTCACCCCAACCATATCATCCAGATGATCCAAGCTTTCAACGACATGATACTCATCTGCG AGAGGGAAACATACCTGTTCCTCCACAAATTCAAGGCAGTGTCCCCTCGCCAGCTATCCGATCCTCATCCTTACCGCCTTCTCATTGGGTTGCTATGGCTGCCAGAACCCAGATTCCCAGTGACCAAACTCCGACCTTCAACCCATCACTTAGCAATGCACCAGGAGCAAGTCATGTGAACAATCTGCAAAATGCGTCAAACTACACGGAACTGGGCTACCATTACCAGTCTTATTCTGGTACTCATGAGGCAGCTGCGGTGCCAGCTGCCATCAATGCGTACGAGGGGAATCTAACCTCTTCAAGTAACTTTTATGCTCAAGAAAGGCCTCAGCCCGGAACCAGGGAAGTTCGGGCGGTTAATCAGTATCCATATTATGATAGTACTAACTCCACAGGATTGTCTTATGGGCATGGCTATCAACCATATATCGGGCTCCATCAAGACGTAAATAATGTTGCTTATGGGAATCAAACGTATCCTATTTCTCAAGTTCCGGTTCCTGAGGCAAGTGCTGATCCAAATGCGACCTCAATCTATGCAAATTACTCGACAATGGCATATGGATACCAAAATGAAGGATATACTGGTTATTATCAGGCAATACCGCAAACCAGTGGACAAAGTACCAGTGATTTGCCTGTCCAGGCCTATGCCCAAACCCAAAGCTTACCAGGTTTAGCGCAAACAGTGTCTTCTGGAAGTGGTGTAGTCGATAATGCTCGCTCTTATTATAATCAAGGATATTAG